The genomic stretch CAGACTCACAAtggcgggaatcaaacccagGTTGACCCAGTTGGTGACGATGCCACCGCTCCACCCAACTTTGGCCCCTTCTCTGCGTTTATTTTTGTCCAGGGCATTGCTATGAGAGAGCTTAATCCTCCGTCAGTTCCGCTGAATAAACAACGGATTGATGATTCGTAACGTCAATTCGTAAGTCCACTGAGGTGTGGTAGTGTGTCAGGTGTATAATCAACAGTCCACGGTATAAAACAGAGCCATCAACGTACACGACCAcatacttactgtacacacacaggcacacttagCACGTGGACTGATAAGAGAGGCCATCAGTGTACATAAGCACGATAGGGCTTGGCCAGGATCTTGTCCACATCGGCCTTGCCCACTTCCCAGCAGTGTCCCGCGTGGGGTTTCCTCACCGTGtccttcatcatcttcctcctcaagGTCACAGGGACCTGCGCGTCCCCTCTCTGCAGCGTCCCGAAGGCTAGTGGAGcaccttgacctctgacctctgcccGTAGATCTCCCGTCTCCTCGGTTTCCTCGATCATAATATCAGCGTGCAGGAACTGGCCTGTACGAGgggagacaaacaaataagctcACTGTGTAAGTTCGGTGACATAAACAACTTTTAGGACAACACATTTGGTTGCATTATGTATAATACTTCATTTGTTACCGATGTTGTTATATGTTTACAAGATCGCTTCATACAAAAGGTCCTGCCAAATACTGAAACTTAACAGTTCTAAAAGTCTAAAGGGAGGGGTGTTTTATCAATTAATTAGATGATCATCTGGCCCATAATATAAATCAAGCATGGAGCAGTAACGATATATATCATGTTATATTTGCTTTCCTTACCATTTCAATATGAATGCTTATAAAGGGAAAACACAGGTAACAACTGCAAACAACTATTATTGTACTCTTAACAGGATAACTTGGATATATTTCACATGGCGCAGAGGTAACTTCATGCATCCTCTCATTGGAGACGGTAGAATTGACCAGTATGCTGGTTTGGTCAAAATCCATACCTTTATACATCCAATCTATTAACTGTGCAGAAAtagcaaacatttatttacccTACCTAGAAGTCCTTCAGTCCCCACAGAGAGACCATTAGCCTTGGCAATGTAGAAGCCGAGGTGGTCCAGCTGCATGTAGTTTGGGTGTTTGTAATGCTCAAACAGAACCAGGAAGCTCACACCCTGACCCAGGTCCACCCAGCAGCGGAGGCGATCGTCCAGCTCCACCTGCAGGTCCTGGTCACGGATGGAACCCATGACATCTGTGCGAAGGGTTCTGTCTGGACGCCCATGGCTGGAGATGTTCACCGAGTCCAGGGTCACCGTGACTACCACTGCCTTGGGTCCACTCCTAGACACCACGATCTGGTCAAAGTAGGTGCGCTCCTGGTCCTCGTGGCCCTCGTCAGATGGAGCCCACATCAGATGGCCGTCCACTGTAATGCCTGAGCAAAATCAACAATAGGAGGCCAAGGCTGAATCGGACTGGGTGGGCAGTTGCAattccatgtacagtacatcagtaTTCACCCATTTGTCTCCAGTGCTCCAATGCTCCAGATGTACGCATTGTTATAACACAGCATTTGCTAAATGTATAGTATAGTAATTGCAAAATTGCAAAAAACATACAATGTGAAGTGGGGGAGACGTGCTCACACTATCGCCCTCTAATAAATCCAAGTctttaactgggtgctgaatcccacgtaaaacataaatgaaagaaagaagcgaaggacagcactcttcagattttggatttcgatgacattttcagggaaggtcagaaatgacccaagaagaagaagcgattgcattttgggagtgatccgtatcatcgtgtggatgcaggaggcggttatgtgttcgcttggcggaggtaggagtgcttttctagttgcaaaatgatatcatatcatatatacAATGACATTGACATAATGTAATATGTGTCAACCGTGTGAGACCAGGCTAGGAGAGAGACACCTTTTTCAGTGTCTTCCACAAGGCGTAGGACATCGTTAGCGTGGCCATCGATGGTGAAACACAGATTCGCCTCCAGTTGTGGCAGGTGCACCAGAAAATGTGGGTCGCCATACGCTGTAAACATGACACAGCAATGAAAACgtagatttaaaaaaagaaaagcgaaCAGCTGTGTAAAGATCTTGCCAACATTATTCTGATATACCTGAGGAGGAAAAGGATTTTGAGGAATGAGCTCTGCCGGAATCTGTGGAAATATCACACAATTTAAGATCATCACATCAGGGCAGTGAAAGACCCAAAATCTAAAATGCACAGACATGTTTAAAAGACAACTTTTTAAACCTGTAATTATGACGATAACTTGTAGATATCAACATTTTTAAATAGTCATCATCCTTCGAACTATAGATTTCTTTGAATATTTCAGAAGTGATGTAAATGCATTGATTTGACTGAAATTGAGTCTGTGGGAGAGAAAGTACATAGGACATATGGCATACTAGTGTAAGGGCATGTTCAATATTTTGAATGGTTTGGTATGAATGATCCAGACACAGAAGATAATCCCAACTTCAGCCCTGAAGAGACTTACTGTGACTGCTTGACTTTCTTTGGCTTTGTTGGCGAGTAGAgtctgctgctgatgatggtggtggtggtgttgcgaCGGAATCTTCTTCCTCTACGTCCGGCTTGACCACCACCAACGAGGTGACCGGCGTGACAAAGTTGTACTTCAGAGAGAGGCTGGTGGCGTTCTGCTCCAGCAGGGCGCGGGTGGACGCGTCGCTGGTGTTCTCGGCGGTCAGGAGCAGCTCTTTGATGGTGAAGTACGCCCACAGGCGCTGCACAAACCCAGAGATTTCCTCCTGGTCCAGTTGGGAGCTTTCGCCGGAATCGAGGTCGCCCGGTTCGCTCACCTCGGAGATGGGAATGCTGTTTTCCACGGTCAGGTGCCTCTTGGTGTCAAAGGCGTTCAAGGTCACGCCAAGGTCGTTGGCCCCTGGATGCACCCTGCCTGCCACCACCAGCTCCGAGCCTTGGAAGTAGTTGGGGAAGAGGGAGCGGGTCACATCGTAGGCCTGGTCGTCACCGTAGCTCAGCTGGACGTCGGAGAGGAGCGGGCTGGCAACCTCGTCATAGAAGCCTTTCAGCTGGAGAATCACTGCGGAATCTGTGTACACTCTCCGAGCAACACCCCTGTTTGCATGTACATGTATTTTCATATCACTCACTGGACACTTAAACTTTGATTGAaaaatggattgattgattgattgatagatacCTGTTATCCATGGAGAGCTGTCGAAGAAGGTCATAGTCAGCATCAGCGCCAAAAGCCAGCCCGAACAGGGCGGCGGCCCCAAGCGCCTCTCTGGCGTTGTGCCGAATCGCGGCTTTATGGGTCACGCCGTTATTGGCCTGTCCGTCGGTCAGAAAGATCACCATAGGGACCGGCCGAGTGTCTGACTGTGACGAGGAGTGCTGCAGGAGCCTCCCTGCTTCCACCAGGGCATCGTTGATGTTTGTGGCTGGTGTTGACCATGGCGCAGGAAAGAGCGAcacaaaaacagtattttcaTCCACCTTTGATTTTCATATCTTTGCAAAGCTTTAGTATTTAACAATATCTATATTTCATAAAGTAAATGCATATATGTTGATATCAATGATGGTACATATTCACATCCTCACATGGTTTAACCTACATATAACGTAACCTACATAATACAATGTAGAAAGTATTGCACTGCATTTACAAAACAACAGTAAGTATTGTACATATGCTGATGTTGATTGTGTACATATCTACATTCACACCATGTTGATATTGCAACACAttgacatttacagtatgtgaaggCTGAACTTGTTGTTGAGATGATCTAACAGACAGTGGCACTTACAACCCCTATCCCTCATTTTCTTCACAAAAGCTTTGGCACGGTTTATGTTGGCTGCTGTGGCTGGAACTGTGCCATTCTTTTGCCAGAAGTCCACTGTTGAGTGGAAGGTGAGAATGTTGAAGTGATCGTGGCTCCGCAAGTCAGACAGTATGGTGTCCATGGCCTTCTTCGTCTGGTCGAGTTTTGCCCCGGACATTGATCCGCTCACGTCGATGACGAAGATCACTTCCTTTGGCACGACTGGCAGCTCCCGAGGAGCAAAGTAGTGCACAAAGTATCCGTCGAACACCTGCAAGGAAAACAGGTGTTTGAGGTAAACAAATTTCCCAAAGCCGCTGTTCAAGAAAGAGTGGAGTCATTTGATTGGCAGTTGAGTTCAAATATCCACAGCATTTCACTAGAACGAGTGAAAGGGTACAATAACGTACGTTTTAATAACGTAATCGTGTTGTCGTAGTAATGGAATACATGCCTGCTGCTACACTGCTTTACCTATTAATACTCAATAACACTTTTAAGTTAGTGAATTCTGATACTCTATGAGCTAAATCAGCTGCGTTTGGTTTCACTGATTACTTcagtcatgtacagtatgcagcgGGACAACACTTAGTtctggagggtggaggagcaAGGGAGCttctttgtttttgtatgtatgcatataaaATGCATGCAAGATGCATGATGTGGAAGCCACAGAATAAAAATAGGAATATCATAATTACACTGtacattcaaaatgtacagAAGGTTGCATTACATTAATAAtattcaacaacaacagcaataatgcATGTTGTTCTGCAAACAGCCAGTAGATGGAGCCAGAAGCCAGATGTAGTCAGAGCCGTAAACGTAAACACAGCCATTTCCAATTATGAAGCCTTTGCTTGATTGCActagtttgtgttgtgtgggggTTGTGTTTGCATTCTATAAACATTGTTGAAATATGGAAAAATGAAGTGTTAAAATAACAGATGATAATGCACACCACTCCATATTACCTGCACATCCCCAATTAGGTTGGTGAGGATGACGTCATACTCGATGACAAAGTCTGCATTGAGACCCCCTAAGCTTTTCTGTTGCTGTATGGTGGGGCTGTAGAACACTTGAGCTCTCGTTGACCCTGTCCGTTCCACCAGtgtagagggagggggggtagttTCTGTTGTGGGGAAACCATTCATTTGGATTAATAAAGGGATATTTTGGTCATTTGCCTTCAAAGCTGCACTCTAGCAAATGTCATTGGAGGTAATGCTTTTAAAATGGATGTTTTGGTCATTGTATTTTTATAGATTCGAACTCGAATGAAGGTCTGACTGGAACTGGTGTCAAAGATTATCAGAAATGACATTCATGTGTGGCCTACAGGGTATTCAAAGTATTCAGTTTGTTTACAAATGACTGAAATGAAGATGTCAAATGAGtgttaatattattaataatattcaTATATTGCCATTTGTATTATATATTAATATCATAATTAAGATAAATGTGCTTAAGTGTTCAATACTTCAAAGCACTTTTAAGGCCTAAAATTCATGTGATTAAATGTCAGACCACATGGAAACTATTAATTAACTATGAACTCTTAAACTATTAATTATTGTAATTTAATCTTTATTGTAGTAAACACAATCAGATTtgtagaaatacacacacaaacataaacacaagatCAACATAAAAACCCACCTCCCAGGGCATTGAACCGACCATGCCGGTCGGTTCGGAGAGGCAGCACACGTACAAAGCTGATCCCAGTGCTCTCGATGATGGACACGTCCACTGTGAGATTCTGGACCGGCTGGCCGGGTCTCAGGCCCAGGACCAGCTCGTAGCGGCCCAATGTCCGAGCGAGCAGCTGCTCGAAGGACAGCTTGAATGAGAGACGCTCACCGGGGGGCACGCTGACCGCAACGCTGAATTTGTCCGAAAACTCTTTCCTGCGGAGCAGAgtttcacacacatcaaaggACTCAACGCTTCACATTCCTGCCCCTAACGACGGAGTTGCTTGTCATGTCCCCAGATTcacaggtgtgcatgtgtgtgtaaacggtTGAGTGGAGTGGACCCTAGAGTCAGGGTGGACTGGACCGGACTTGTTCTACATGTGTCAGTAATGGCATCTTCTGCTCTATTCTCCTCCTTTCAGGTTCACTCCGACACTAAATACCTTGTTTATGTCCAACAGGGTAACACATTATTCAACTACAACACACGCATAAATCCTTCAGCATTTTAACATGCTCATTCACTAGGTTTAACACAAAACTGGGTCTGTGTAAACATGTACGCTAAAACAGTGCAGGTGATGGTCCATTAGAAATGTTTATACTGGCTGAAAAACCTTCCAAGAAGTGTGTGGCATATAggcaataaagtatctacctAGAACCCAGTGGGTGCACGTCTGAAAGTGAAGTAGACCATGGAAACTTTTGTTGATTTGTATAGTCTTGTAGGACCTGCTCTGagcccagtatgtgtgtgaaaacaacttTGGCTTTGGCAAGTGGCAGCTTGTCAACATAACATAATCCACGACCTTTAAGTGAATCATGTTTTCGAACATCAATTGCTCACCTTGTTGCCACCAGTCCTGCCGTTTGTCCTTTCTTCTTGGCGTCATCGTAGATTTTTTTGGCAACCTGTTTCTGCTTGACTTGAGACACATACTCCTTTCCATCAGAGGTGCTGAAGAAGTAATGGATATGAATTAAAACAATTAGGACTCACAGTTCACTATAAATGGATGTTTCTGCTGAAATGCAATTAAGTGTCATTTATCTGGTAGACTGGGAAGCTGTTTGGCTACATGATgactacaatgtgtgtgtgtgtgtgtgtgtgtgtgtgtgtgtgtgcgcatgcgtgtgcctATCTGCGTGCAAATGCACAAAGACCTCTTTCACAGACATTAAGAGCTCCAGGCCCAAGGCATGGCATCCATTACAGTGACCATCAATTCCATCTTTGCTCAC from Sardina pilchardus chromosome 7, fSarPil1.1, whole genome shotgun sequence encodes the following:
- the LOC134087491 gene encoding inter-alpha-trypsin inhibitor heavy chain H6-like — its product is MGLVWEVTLASSFCVLFTCVNLVEMRANRHVRSTQLEITDFHVKSTVVSRYARTTVTSTVFNQLPEATEATFEVDLPPTAFISNFTITSDGKEYVSQVKQKQVAKKIYDDAKKKGQTAGLVATRKEFSDKFSVAVSVPPGERLSFKLSFEQLLARTLGRYELVLGLRPGQPVQNLTVDVSIIESTGISFVRVLPLRTDRHGRFNALGETTPPPSTLVERTGSTRAQVFYSPTIQQQKSLGGLNADFVIEYDVILTNLIGDVQVFDGYFVHYFAPRELPVVPKEVIFVIDVSGSMSGAKLDQTKKAMDTILSDLRSHDHFNILTFHSTVDFWQKNGTVPATAANINRAKAFVKKMRDRGSTNINDALVEAGRLLQHSSSQSDTRPVPMVIFLTDGQANNGVTHKAAIRHNAREALGAAALFGLAFGADADYDLLRQLSMDNRGVARRVYTDSAVILQLKGFYDEVASPLLSDVQLSYGDDQAYDVTRSLFPNYFQGSELVVAGRVHPGANDLGVTLNAFDTKRHLTVENSIPISEVSEPGDLDSGESSQLDQEEISGFVQRLWAYFTIKELLLTAENTSDASTRALLEQNATSLSLKYNFVTPVTSLVVVKPDVEEEDSVATPPPPSSAADSTRQQSQRKSSSHNSGRAHSSKSFSSSAYGDPHFLVHLPQLEANLCFTIDGHANDVLRLVEDTEKGITVDGHLMWAPSDEGHEDQERTYFDQIVVSRSGPKAVVVTVTLDSVNISSHGRPDRTLRTDVMGSIRDQDLQVELDDRLRCWVDLGQGVSFLVLFEHYKHPNYMQLDHLGFYIAKANGLSVGTEGLLGQFLHADIMIEETEETGDLRAEVRGQGAPLAFGTLQRGDAQVPVTLRRKMMKDTVRKPHAGHCWEVGKADVDKILAKPYRAYVH